In one Tripterygium wilfordii isolate XIE 37 chromosome 22, ASM1340144v1, whole genome shotgun sequence genomic region, the following are encoded:
- the LOC119991674 gene encoding sorcin-like isoform X2: MDNTMILREWFDRVDSERTGSITAAQLQNALAVGNLNFSISVVQQMIRMYDFDRNGTMSFDEFVALNKFLLKVQQAFADLERGRNYLLPDDVHEALVKIGFSLDSPAFYTVCESARNLFNSFDTAKQGRVTLDLNQFVYCTANCRI, translated from the exons ATGGACAACACGATGATCCTGAGAGAGTGGTTCGATCGAGTTGACTCGGAGAGAACCGGAAGCATCACCGCCGCTCAGCTCCAG AATGCTCTTGCCGTTGGTAACCTCAATTTCTCAATCTCCGTGGTCCAGCAGATGATCAG GATGTACGATTTCGACAGAAACGGCACCATGAGCTTTGATG AATTTGTTGCGCTAAACAAGTTCCTTCTTAAG GTTCAACAAGCATTTGCAGACTTAGAGAG GGGCCGCAATTATCTTCTTCCTGATGATGTACATGAG GCATTAGTCAAAATTGGTTTCTCATTGGACTCTCCTGCATTTTACACTGTCTGTGAG TCTGCTCG AAATTTGTTTAATTCGTTTGATACTGCGAAGCAGGGCAGGGTGACTCTTGATCTTAACCAATTTGTATACTGCA CTGCCAATTGTAGAATATGA
- the LOC119991244 gene encoding serine/threonine-protein kinase BSK1-like isoform X2: protein MGCCPSSFFAETHPEKYHHRQQQTHRQTPSSNGSEAEGSGEVPSFSEFTFSDLKDATNNFSSDNIVSESSDKAPNIVYKGCLQNRRWIAVKKFSKTAWPEPKQFAEEAWGVGKLRHKRLANLIGYCCDGDERLLVAEYMPNDSLAKHLFHWENQTIEWPMRLRVAYYIAKALDYCSSEGRPLYHDMNAYRVLFDENGDPRLSCFGLMKNSRDGKSYSTNLAYTPPEYLKNGRVTPESVIYSFGTILLDLVSGKHIPPNHALDMIRGKNIILLMDSHLLKNFSTEEATMVVDLASQCLQYEPKERPSTKDLVATLAPLQIKTDVTYFSMLGISKQKDSPSPPQRHLSAMGEACSRSDLTAIHHILVTTHYKDDEGTNELSFQEWTQQMRDLLDARKRGDYAFRDKDFKTAIDCYSQFINVGTMISPTVFARRSLCYLLCDQPDGALRDAMQAQCVYPDWPTAFYMQSVALAKLDMHKDAADMLNEASDLEEKKQRNSRTS, encoded by the exons ATGGGTTGCTGTCCATCTTCCTTTTTTGCAGAAACCCATCCAGAGAAGTACCACCACCGCCAGCAGCAAACCCACCGCCAAACACCGTCCTCCAATGGGTCCGAGGCGGAAGGAAGTGGAGAAGTTCCTTCCTTCTCGGAGTTCACCTTCTCTGACCTCAAAGATGCCACTAACAACTTCAGCTCAGACAACATCGTTTCTGAGAGCAGTGACAAGGCCCCCAATATTGTCTACAAGGGCTGCCTTCAGAATCGACGATGGATCGCCGTCAAGAAGTTCAGCAAGACAGCCTGGCCTGAACCCAAGCAATTTGCG GAGGAGGCTTGGGGAGTGGGGAAGTTGAGGCACAAGAGGCTTGCGAATTTGATTGGGTACTGCTGTGATGGGGACGAGAGGCTTCTTGTGGCTGAGTACATGCCCAACGATTCTCTTGCTAAGCATTTATTCCACT GGGAAAACCAAACCATTGAATGGCCGATGCGTTTACGAGTAGCCTACTACATTGCCAAAGCCTTAGACTACTGTAGTAGTGAGGGCCGTCCATTATACCATGACATGAATGCTTACAGGGTTCTCTTTGATGAG AATGGCGATCCACgcctttcatgttttggctTGATGAAAAATAGTAGGGATGGGAAGAGTTATAGCACGAATCTTGCCTACACTCCACCTGAATATCTGAAAAACG GAAGGGTCACTCCCGAAAGTGTTATTTACAGCTTTGGCACAATCCTTTTGGACTTGGTCAGTGGAAAGCACATACCTCCTAACCAC GCTCTTGATATGATACGAGGCAAAAATATTATCCTCCTGATGGATTCACATTTgctgaaaaacttttctacagAAGAAGCAACCATGGTAGTAGATCTTGCCTCTCAATGTTTGCAATATGAACCGAAGGAGCGGCCAAGTACAAAAGATCTTGTTGCAACACTAGCTCCACTCCAAATCAAGACCGAT GTCACATATTTTTCCATGCTCGGAATTTCAAAGCAAAAAGATTCCCCATCACCTCCACAGAGACATCTTTCAGCTATGGGGGAGGCCTGCTCACGCTCAGACCTTACTGCAATTCATCATATCTTGGTTACAACACATTACAAGGATGATGAAGGAACAAATGAG TTATCTTTCCAAGAATGGACACAACAAATGAGAGATTTGCTGGATGCGAGGAAACGCGGGGACTATGCATTCCGTGACAAAGATTTCAAAACTGCAATAGACTGTTATTCACAG TTCATAAATGTGGGAACAATGATATCCCCAACTGTCTTTGCACGACGTAGTCTCTGCTACCTCCTATGCGATCAACCAGATGGTGCCCTTCGAGATGCGATGCAAGCACAATGTGTATATCCAGACTGGCCAACAGCCTTCTACATGCAGTCTGTTGCCCTTGCCAAACTAGATATGCACAAGGATGCAGCTGATATGTTAAACGAAGCGAGTGACCTGGAAGAAAAGAAGCAGCGGAATTCACGAACATCGTGA
- the LOC119991674 gene encoding sorcin-like isoform X1, whose amino-acid sequence MDNTMILREWFDRVDSERTGSITAAQLQNALAVGNLNFSISVVQQMIRMYDFDRNGTMSFDEFVALNKFLLKVQQAFADLERGRNYLLPDDVHEALVKIGFSLDSPAFYTVCESFDQKKNGRFRLDDFISLCIFLQSARNLFNSFDTAKQGRVTLDLNQFVYCTANCRI is encoded by the exons ATGGACAACACGATGATCCTGAGAGAGTGGTTCGATCGAGTTGACTCGGAGAGAACCGGAAGCATCACCGCCGCTCAGCTCCAG AATGCTCTTGCCGTTGGTAACCTCAATTTCTCAATCTCCGTGGTCCAGCAGATGATCAG GATGTACGATTTCGACAGAAACGGCACCATGAGCTTTGATG AATTTGTTGCGCTAAACAAGTTCCTTCTTAAG GTTCAACAAGCATTTGCAGACTTAGAGAG GGGCCGCAATTATCTTCTTCCTGATGATGTACATGAG GCATTAGTCAAAATTGGTTTCTCATTGGACTCTCCTGCATTTTACACTGTCTGTGAG AGCTTTGATCAGAAGAAAAATGGAAGATTTCGGCTTGATGACTTCATCTCTCTTTGTATATTTTTGCAGTCTGCTCG AAATTTGTTTAATTCGTTTGATACTGCGAAGCAGGGCAGGGTGACTCTTGATCTTAACCAATTTGTATACTGCA CTGCCAATTGTAGAATATGA
- the LOC119991244 gene encoding serine/threonine-protein kinase BSK1-like isoform X1, producing the protein MGCCPSSFFAETHPEKYHHRQQQTHRQTPSSNGSEAEGSGEVPSFSEFTFSDLKDATNNFSSDNIVSESSDKAPNIVYKGCLQNRRWIAVKKFSKTAWPEPKQFAEEAWGVGKLRHKRLANLIGYCCDGDERLLVAEYMPNDSLAKHLFHWENQTIEWPMRLRVAYYIAKALDYCSSEGRPLYHDMNAYRVLFDENGDPRLSCFGLMKNSRDGKSYSTNLAYTPPEYLKNGRVTPESVIYSFGTILLDLVSGKHIPPNHALDMIRGKNIILLMDSHLLKNFSTEEATMVVDLASQCLQYEPKERPSTKDLVATLAPLQIKTDVTYFSMLGISKQKDSPSPPQRHLSAMGEACSRSDLTAIHHILVTTHYKDDEGTNEVIEHSTVLHMFLSCLLLPGIYEYEFLQLSFQEWTQQMRDLLDARKRGDYAFRDKDFKTAIDCYSQFINVGTMISPTVFARRSLCYLLCDQPDGALRDAMQAQCVYPDWPTAFYMQSVALAKLDMHKDAADMLNEASDLEEKKQRNSRTS; encoded by the exons ATGGGTTGCTGTCCATCTTCCTTTTTTGCAGAAACCCATCCAGAGAAGTACCACCACCGCCAGCAGCAAACCCACCGCCAAACACCGTCCTCCAATGGGTCCGAGGCGGAAGGAAGTGGAGAAGTTCCTTCCTTCTCGGAGTTCACCTTCTCTGACCTCAAAGATGCCACTAACAACTTCAGCTCAGACAACATCGTTTCTGAGAGCAGTGACAAGGCCCCCAATATTGTCTACAAGGGCTGCCTTCAGAATCGACGATGGATCGCCGTCAAGAAGTTCAGCAAGACAGCCTGGCCTGAACCCAAGCAATTTGCG GAGGAGGCTTGGGGAGTGGGGAAGTTGAGGCACAAGAGGCTTGCGAATTTGATTGGGTACTGCTGTGATGGGGACGAGAGGCTTCTTGTGGCTGAGTACATGCCCAACGATTCTCTTGCTAAGCATTTATTCCACT GGGAAAACCAAACCATTGAATGGCCGATGCGTTTACGAGTAGCCTACTACATTGCCAAAGCCTTAGACTACTGTAGTAGTGAGGGCCGTCCATTATACCATGACATGAATGCTTACAGGGTTCTCTTTGATGAG AATGGCGATCCACgcctttcatgttttggctTGATGAAAAATAGTAGGGATGGGAAGAGTTATAGCACGAATCTTGCCTACACTCCACCTGAATATCTGAAAAACG GAAGGGTCACTCCCGAAAGTGTTATTTACAGCTTTGGCACAATCCTTTTGGACTTGGTCAGTGGAAAGCACATACCTCCTAACCAC GCTCTTGATATGATACGAGGCAAAAATATTATCCTCCTGATGGATTCACATTTgctgaaaaacttttctacagAAGAAGCAACCATGGTAGTAGATCTTGCCTCTCAATGTTTGCAATATGAACCGAAGGAGCGGCCAAGTACAAAAGATCTTGTTGCAACACTAGCTCCACTCCAAATCAAGACCGAT GTCACATATTTTTCCATGCTCGGAATTTCAAAGCAAAAAGATTCCCCATCACCTCCACAGAGACATCTTTCAGCTATGGGGGAGGCCTGCTCACGCTCAGACCTTACTGCAATTCATCATATCTTGGTTACAACACATTACAAGGATGATGAAGGAACAAATGAGGTAATAGAGCACTCGACAGTCTTGCATATGTTTCTTTCATGCCTTTTGCTGCCGGGGATATATGAATATGAATTTTTGCAGTTATCTTTCCAAGAATGGACACAACAAATGAGAGATTTGCTGGATGCGAGGAAACGCGGGGACTATGCATTCCGTGACAAAGATTTCAAAACTGCAATAGACTGTTATTCACAG TTCATAAATGTGGGAACAATGATATCCCCAACTGTCTTTGCACGACGTAGTCTCTGCTACCTCCTATGCGATCAACCAGATGGTGCCCTTCGAGATGCGATGCAAGCACAATGTGTATATCCAGACTGGCCAACAGCCTTCTACATGCAGTCTGTTGCCCTTGCCAAACTAGATATGCACAAGGATGCAGCTGATATGTTAAACGAAGCGAGTGACCTGGAAGAAAAGAAGCAGCGGAATTCACGAACATCGTGA
- the LOC119991244 gene encoding serine/threonine-protein kinase BSK1-like isoform X3, with protein MGCCPSSFFAETHPEKYHHRQQQTHRQTPSSNGSEAEGSGEVPSFSEFTFSDLKDATNNFSSDNIVSESSDKAPNIVYKGCLQNRRWIAVKKFSKTAWPEPKQFAEEAWGVGKLRHKRLANLIGYCCDGDERLLVAEYMPNDSLAKHLFHWENQTIEWPMRLRVAYYIAKALDYCSSEGRPLYHDMNAYRVLFDENGDPRLSCFGLMKNSRDGKSYSTNLAYTPPEYLKNGRVTPESVIYSFGTILLDLVSGKHIPPNHALDMIRGKNIILLMDSHLLKNFSTEEATMVVDLASQCLQYEPKERPSTKDLVATLAPLQIKTDVTYFSMLGISKQKDSPSPPQRHLSAMGEACSRSDLTAIHHILVTTHYKDDEGTNEWTQQMRDLLDARKRGDYAFRDKDFKTAIDCYSQFINVGTMISPTVFARRSLCYLLCDQPDGALRDAMQAQCVYPDWPTAFYMQSVALAKLDMHKDAADMLNEASDLEEKKQRNSRTS; from the exons ATGGGTTGCTGTCCATCTTCCTTTTTTGCAGAAACCCATCCAGAGAAGTACCACCACCGCCAGCAGCAAACCCACCGCCAAACACCGTCCTCCAATGGGTCCGAGGCGGAAGGAAGTGGAGAAGTTCCTTCCTTCTCGGAGTTCACCTTCTCTGACCTCAAAGATGCCACTAACAACTTCAGCTCAGACAACATCGTTTCTGAGAGCAGTGACAAGGCCCCCAATATTGTCTACAAGGGCTGCCTTCAGAATCGACGATGGATCGCCGTCAAGAAGTTCAGCAAGACAGCCTGGCCTGAACCCAAGCAATTTGCG GAGGAGGCTTGGGGAGTGGGGAAGTTGAGGCACAAGAGGCTTGCGAATTTGATTGGGTACTGCTGTGATGGGGACGAGAGGCTTCTTGTGGCTGAGTACATGCCCAACGATTCTCTTGCTAAGCATTTATTCCACT GGGAAAACCAAACCATTGAATGGCCGATGCGTTTACGAGTAGCCTACTACATTGCCAAAGCCTTAGACTACTGTAGTAGTGAGGGCCGTCCATTATACCATGACATGAATGCTTACAGGGTTCTCTTTGATGAG AATGGCGATCCACgcctttcatgttttggctTGATGAAAAATAGTAGGGATGGGAAGAGTTATAGCACGAATCTTGCCTACACTCCACCTGAATATCTGAAAAACG GAAGGGTCACTCCCGAAAGTGTTATTTACAGCTTTGGCACAATCCTTTTGGACTTGGTCAGTGGAAAGCACATACCTCCTAACCAC GCTCTTGATATGATACGAGGCAAAAATATTATCCTCCTGATGGATTCACATTTgctgaaaaacttttctacagAAGAAGCAACCATGGTAGTAGATCTTGCCTCTCAATGTTTGCAATATGAACCGAAGGAGCGGCCAAGTACAAAAGATCTTGTTGCAACACTAGCTCCACTCCAAATCAAGACCGAT GTCACATATTTTTCCATGCTCGGAATTTCAAAGCAAAAAGATTCCCCATCACCTCCACAGAGACATCTTTCAGCTATGGGGGAGGCCTGCTCACGCTCAGACCTTACTGCAATTCATCATATCTTGGTTACAACACATTACAAGGATGATGAAGGAACAAATGAG TGGACACAACAAATGAGAGATTTGCTGGATGCGAGGAAACGCGGGGACTATGCATTCCGTGACAAAGATTTCAAAACTGCAATAGACTGTTATTCACAG TTCATAAATGTGGGAACAATGATATCCCCAACTGTCTTTGCACGACGTAGTCTCTGCTACCTCCTATGCGATCAACCAGATGGTGCCCTTCGAGATGCGATGCAAGCACAATGTGTATATCCAGACTGGCCAACAGCCTTCTACATGCAGTCTGTTGCCCTTGCCAAACTAGATATGCACAAGGATGCAGCTGATATGTTAAACGAAGCGAGTGACCTGGAAGAAAAGAAGCAGCGGAATTCACGAACATCGTGA
- the LOC119991274 gene encoding protein ALTERED PHOSPHATE STARVATION RESPONSE 1-like isoform X2 yields MGCTTSKLDDLPAVALCRDRCKYLDEAIDLRFAFAEAHVAYVHSLKVIGASLHNFIEQDFGGGAGKFFPSPKLNLPPKRKGDPIGEEGDNSPHGKALHSHSNSGSHLNFHSDSEDDSDSHSLHHSGHSSPLHHIQIGNHVDYDMIPNQEAMESYPGGFQGGFTHMNYMKKHTTPSVVYQQKPISSETVYYGESSASTSYSQQYPYSAHNSNQYSDFGYPNYGGGGSYYGSAAPPYGPSPPRMQAEASSSRPPPAPPSPPRASAWDFLNPFEGYDKYYSAYTPSRDLKEVREEEGIPDLEDEAYQHEVVKEVHVDKKFVADGGRPRKHSKSTVEDDEEDKEVGSGGGEASLYQTRPSVESRGMEYEVHVVEKKVVDDERSEEHGKGSNAGRGRVRDVSEVAVEIKAQFERASESGNEIAKILEVGKLPYQRKHISSKMLHAVTLSLSVVSSQPSTSKAVGSSSSTDKASPAYLEIEDELAIRTKNLSSTLQKLYLWEKKLYTEVKAEEKMRVLHDRKCKRLKRLDERGAEVHKVDSTRSLIRSLSTKIRIAIQVVDKISVTLNKIRDEELWPQLNELIKGLTRMWQGMLECHHTQSLAVREARNLGRLGSSKKLGDAHLEATLRLEHELLNWTFRFSSWIRAQKGYVRALNNWLMKCLLNEPEETEDGRPPFSPGRIGAPPVFVICNQWTQALDRISEKEVVQSMRTFALSVFQLWEHDKLEMRERMMANKDLERKVRNLDRDDQRIQKEIQAFDKKIILADDGNSLSVSGHAVFQSDASNGNLQGSLQSIFEAMERFTADSKKAYEELLQRSEEEMHAQESESDS; encoded by the exons atgGGTTGTACCACCTCCAAGCTGGATGATCTACCAGCGGTGGCACTGTGCCGTGACCGCTGCAAATACCTCGATGAGGCAATTGACCTGAGATTTGCTTTTGCGGAGGCTCACGTCGCCTATGTCCACTCGCTGAAGGTGATTGGAGCTTCCTTGCATAACTTTATCGAGCAAGATTTTGGTGGTGGAGCTGGGAAGTTTTTTCCGTCGCCGAAGCTCAATCTTCCTccgaaaagaaaaggagatccGATTGGTGAAGAGGGGGACAATTCTCCACATGGAAAAGCTCTTCATTCCCACTCAAATTCCGGCTCTCACCTCAATTTCCATTCGGATTCTGAAGACGATTCAGATTCTCACTCGCTTCACCACTCTGGACACTCCTCTCCGTTACATCACATTCAAATTGGAAACCACGTAGATTACGATATGATTCCGAACCAAGAGGCTATGGAGTCGTATCCTGGTGGATTTCAGGGTGGGTTTACGCACATGAACTACATGAAGAAACATACCACGCCGTCGGTTGTGTACCAGCAGAAACCTATCAGTTCCGAGACTGTTTATTACGGAGAATCTTCTGCTTCTACCTCCTATAGTCAGCAGTATCCGTACTCTGCCCACAATTCTAATCAGTATTCCGACTTTGGGTATCCGAATTATGGAGGTGGCGGTAGCTATTATGGCTCGGCGGCTCCTCCGTACGGACCCTCTCCTCCTCGGATGCAGGCAGAGGCTTCTTCTTCAAGGCCGCCACCGGCGCCCCCTTCTCCACCGAGAGCATCAGCTTGGGATTTCTTGAATCCGTTCGAGGGCTATGACAAGTATTATTCGGCATACACGCCGAGTCGGGACTTGAAGGAAGTGAGGGAAGAAGAGGGGATTCCTGATTTGGAAGACGAGGCGTACCAACATGAGGTTGTTAAGGAAGTACATGTTGATAAGAAGTTTGTTGCTGACGGTGGCCGGCCAAGGAAGCACTCTAAATCGACAGTGGAAGACGATGAGGAAGATAAGGAGGTTGGCAGTGGTGGTGGGGAGGCATCGCTTTACCAGACAAGACCTAGTGTTGAAAGCAGAGGGATGGAGTATGAGGTGCATGTGGTGGAGAAGAAGGTTGTGGATGATGAGAGGTCTGAAGAGCATGGCAAAGGTAGCAATGCCGGTAGAGGTAGAGTGAGAGACGTGTCTGAGGTGGCAGTGGAAATCAAAGCTCAGTTTGAGAGAGCATCAGAGTCCGGCAATGAGATTGCGAAGATTCTTGAAGTGGGAAAGCTTCCCTACCAGCGTAAACACA TCTCTTCCAAGATGTTGCATGCGGTTACTCTGTCATTATCAGTTGTATCCTCACAACCATCCACTTCCAAAGCTGTTGGGTCATCATCCTCCACTGACAAGGCTAGTCCTGCTTACTTAGAAATTGAGGATGAACTGGCAATCAGGACAAAAAATCTTTCCTCCACCCTGCAAAAGCTTTACCTTTGGGAGAAGAAACTGTATACTGAAGTTAAG GCTGAGGAAAAGATGCGGGTACTTCATGACAGAAAATGTAAAAGGCTGAAGCGTTTGGATGAAAGAGGCGCTGAGGTTCATAAGGTTGATTCAACCCGTAGCTTAATAAGAAGTCTATCAACAAAAATTagaattgcaattcaagttGTTGACAAAATTTCAGTGACCCTAAATAAGATTAGGGATGAAGAGCTATGGCCGCAGCTAAATGAATTAATTAAAGG GTTAACTAGGATGTGGCAAGGTATGCTTGAATGCCATCATACTCAGTCCCTAGCTGTGAGAGAGGCCAGAAATTTAGGTCGCCTTGGTAGCAGCAAGAAGTTGGGTGATGCTCACCTTGAAGCTACTTTGCGGCTTGAACACGAACTTCTAAACTGGACTTTTAGGTTCTCCAGTTGGATTCGAGCTCAGAAAGGTTACGTGAGAGCCCTGAATAACTGGCTTATGAAATGCCTTCTTAATGAGCCAGAAGAGACAGAAGATGGGAGACCACCCTTTTCACCTGGTAGAATAGGAGCGCCCCCTGTGTTTGTGATATGTAACCAATGGACCCAAGCTTTAGACAGGATATCTGAGAAGGAAGTGGTTCAGTCTATGCGCACTTTTGCCTTGAGTGTGTTTCAGCTCTGGGAACATGACAAGCTTGAAATGCGGGAAAGAATGATGGCTAACAAGGATCTAGAGAGGAAAGTAAGGAACTTGGATAGGGATGATCAGCGGATACAAAAGGAGATTCAagcatttgataaaaaaatcattCTGGCTGATGATGGTAACAGTCTTTCGGTATCTGGACATGCCGTATTTCAAAGTGATGCTAGCAATGGCAATCTGCAGGGGAGTTTGCAAAGCATTTTTGAGGCCATGGAGAGATTCACGGCTGACTCCAAGAAAGCATATGAGGAACTCTTGCAACGCAGTGAAGAAGAAATGCATGCTCAAGAAAGTGAGAGTGACTCATAG
- the LOC119991274 gene encoding protein ALTERED PHOSPHATE STARVATION RESPONSE 1-like isoform X1, which yields MGCTTSKLDDLPAVALCRDRCKYLDEAIDLRFAFAEAHVAYVHSLKVIGASLHNFIEQDFGGGAGKFFPSPKLNLPPKRKGDPIGEEGDNSPHGKALHSHSNSGSHLNFHSDSEDDSDSHSLHHSGHSSPLHHIQIGNHVDYDMIPNQEAMESYPGGFQGGFTHMNYMKKHTTPSVVYQQKPISSETVYYGESSASTSYSQQYPYSAHNSNQYSDFGYPNYGGGGSYYGSAAPPYGPSPPRMQAEASSSRPPPAPPSPPRASAWDFLNPFEGYDKYYSAYTPSRDLKEVREEEGIPDLEDEAYQHEVVKEVHVDKKFVADGGRPRKHSKSTVEDDEEDKEVGSGGGEASLYQTRPSVESRGMEYEVHVVEKKVVDDERSEEHGKGSNAGRGRVRDVSEVAVEIKAQFERASESGNEIAKILEVGKLPYQRKHTVSSKMLHAVTLSLSVVSSQPSTSKAVGSSSSTDKASPAYLEIEDELAIRTKNLSSTLQKLYLWEKKLYTEVKAEEKMRVLHDRKCKRLKRLDERGAEVHKVDSTRSLIRSLSTKIRIAIQVVDKISVTLNKIRDEELWPQLNELIKGLTRMWQGMLECHHTQSLAVREARNLGRLGSSKKLGDAHLEATLRLEHELLNWTFRFSSWIRAQKGYVRALNNWLMKCLLNEPEETEDGRPPFSPGRIGAPPVFVICNQWTQALDRISEKEVVQSMRTFALSVFQLWEHDKLEMRERMMANKDLERKVRNLDRDDQRIQKEIQAFDKKIILADDGNSLSVSGHAVFQSDASNGNLQGSLQSIFEAMERFTADSKKAYEELLQRSEEEMHAQESESDS from the exons atgGGTTGTACCACCTCCAAGCTGGATGATCTACCAGCGGTGGCACTGTGCCGTGACCGCTGCAAATACCTCGATGAGGCAATTGACCTGAGATTTGCTTTTGCGGAGGCTCACGTCGCCTATGTCCACTCGCTGAAGGTGATTGGAGCTTCCTTGCATAACTTTATCGAGCAAGATTTTGGTGGTGGAGCTGGGAAGTTTTTTCCGTCGCCGAAGCTCAATCTTCCTccgaaaagaaaaggagatccGATTGGTGAAGAGGGGGACAATTCTCCACATGGAAAAGCTCTTCATTCCCACTCAAATTCCGGCTCTCACCTCAATTTCCATTCGGATTCTGAAGACGATTCAGATTCTCACTCGCTTCACCACTCTGGACACTCCTCTCCGTTACATCACATTCAAATTGGAAACCACGTAGATTACGATATGATTCCGAACCAAGAGGCTATGGAGTCGTATCCTGGTGGATTTCAGGGTGGGTTTACGCACATGAACTACATGAAGAAACATACCACGCCGTCGGTTGTGTACCAGCAGAAACCTATCAGTTCCGAGACTGTTTATTACGGAGAATCTTCTGCTTCTACCTCCTATAGTCAGCAGTATCCGTACTCTGCCCACAATTCTAATCAGTATTCCGACTTTGGGTATCCGAATTATGGAGGTGGCGGTAGCTATTATGGCTCGGCGGCTCCTCCGTACGGACCCTCTCCTCCTCGGATGCAGGCAGAGGCTTCTTCTTCAAGGCCGCCACCGGCGCCCCCTTCTCCACCGAGAGCATCAGCTTGGGATTTCTTGAATCCGTTCGAGGGCTATGACAAGTATTATTCGGCATACACGCCGAGTCGGGACTTGAAGGAAGTGAGGGAAGAAGAGGGGATTCCTGATTTGGAAGACGAGGCGTACCAACATGAGGTTGTTAAGGAAGTACATGTTGATAAGAAGTTTGTTGCTGACGGTGGCCGGCCAAGGAAGCACTCTAAATCGACAGTGGAAGACGATGAGGAAGATAAGGAGGTTGGCAGTGGTGGTGGGGAGGCATCGCTTTACCAGACAAGACCTAGTGTTGAAAGCAGAGGGATGGAGTATGAGGTGCATGTGGTGGAGAAGAAGGTTGTGGATGATGAGAGGTCTGAAGAGCATGGCAAAGGTAGCAATGCCGGTAGAGGTAGAGTGAGAGACGTGTCTGAGGTGGCAGTGGAAATCAAAGCTCAGTTTGAGAGAGCATCAGAGTCCGGCAATGAGATTGCGAAGATTCTTGAAGTGGGAAAGCTTCCCTACCAGCGTAAACACA CAGTCTCTTCCAAGATGTTGCATGCGGTTACTCTGTCATTATCAGTTGTATCCTCACAACCATCCACTTCCAAAGCTGTTGGGTCATCATCCTCCACTGACAAGGCTAGTCCTGCTTACTTAGAAATTGAGGATGAACTGGCAATCAGGACAAAAAATCTTTCCTCCACCCTGCAAAAGCTTTACCTTTGGGAGAAGAAACTGTATACTGAAGTTAAG GCTGAGGAAAAGATGCGGGTACTTCATGACAGAAAATGTAAAAGGCTGAAGCGTTTGGATGAAAGAGGCGCTGAGGTTCATAAGGTTGATTCAACCCGTAGCTTAATAAGAAGTCTATCAACAAAAATTagaattgcaattcaagttGTTGACAAAATTTCAGTGACCCTAAATAAGATTAGGGATGAAGAGCTATGGCCGCAGCTAAATGAATTAATTAAAGG GTTAACTAGGATGTGGCAAGGTATGCTTGAATGCCATCATACTCAGTCCCTAGCTGTGAGAGAGGCCAGAAATTTAGGTCGCCTTGGTAGCAGCAAGAAGTTGGGTGATGCTCACCTTGAAGCTACTTTGCGGCTTGAACACGAACTTCTAAACTGGACTTTTAGGTTCTCCAGTTGGATTCGAGCTCAGAAAGGTTACGTGAGAGCCCTGAATAACTGGCTTATGAAATGCCTTCTTAATGAGCCAGAAGAGACAGAAGATGGGAGACCACCCTTTTCACCTGGTAGAATAGGAGCGCCCCCTGTGTTTGTGATATGTAACCAATGGACCCAAGCTTTAGACAGGATATCTGAGAAGGAAGTGGTTCAGTCTATGCGCACTTTTGCCTTGAGTGTGTTTCAGCTCTGGGAACATGACAAGCTTGAAATGCGGGAAAGAATGATGGCTAACAAGGATCTAGAGAGGAAAGTAAGGAACTTGGATAGGGATGATCAGCGGATACAAAAGGAGATTCAagcatttgataaaaaaatcattCTGGCTGATGATGGTAACAGTCTTTCGGTATCTGGACATGCCGTATTTCAAAGTGATGCTAGCAATGGCAATCTGCAGGGGAGTTTGCAAAGCATTTTTGAGGCCATGGAGAGATTCACGGCTGACTCCAAGAAAGCATATGAGGAACTCTTGCAACGCAGTGAAGAAGAAATGCATGCTCAAGAAAGTGAGAGTGACTCATAG